From Deinococcus taeanensis, one genomic window encodes:
- a CDS encoding Ohr family peroxiredoxin, translated as MTTEAKLLFTTTSDVHGGRTGQAFIGRDRLNVTLRPPHARTEGTDPEELFAAGYASCFLSALQSVARRDGVTIGTPQGRAHVSLHTDASGGYSLGVKMQVFLPGTPHDTATQLLHAAHAVCPYSRAVAGNVDVQLEVLSAPL; from the coding sequence ATGACCACCGAAGCGAAGCTGCTGTTCACCACCACCTCCGACGTGCATGGGGGCCGCACCGGTCAGGCGTTCATCGGCCGCGACCGCCTGAACGTCACCCTCCGCCCGCCACACGCCCGCACGGAAGGCACGGACCCGGAAGAGCTGTTTGCGGCCGGGTACGCTTCGTGCTTTCTCAGCGCGCTTCAAAGTGTGGCGCGCCGCGACGGCGTGACCATCGGCACGCCCCAGGGCCGCGCCCACGTCAGTCTGCATACGGATGCCAGCGGCGGGTATTCCCTGGGCGTGAAGATGCAGGTGTTCCTGCCCGGCACGCCCCACGACACCGCCACGCAGCTGCTGCACGCCGCGCACGCCGTGTGCCCCTACAGCCGCGCTGTGGCCGGCAACGTGGACGTGCAGCTTGAGGTGCTCAGCGCGCCTCTCTGA
- a CDS encoding DNA repair protein, translating to MARAKTKDAPTTTSSPFQAFDALMATAAVDSQIQALHDSGADSLTVDRALTEALQAAQRRWGLGLHHLTHEARMEDADVAFLTDGRVVARLADGSATLARAYEDMRASDERGLSLWGALGEGHRVPADAPAARLKVLIEDARDFETEWTPGRGEQFARTWRAGDTLFVEVARPASAEAALSDAAWDVITSIKDRVFQRELMRRSEEVGMLGALLGARHAGARSNLSLLPDAHFTVQAAVHQVSGAEARNAETHRALLRAAGAELDELQSHTTRQLAEVLRHGLNNR from the coding sequence ATGGCACGAGCAAAGACAAAAGACGCCCCCACCACCACGTCCTCCCCCTTCCAGGCCTTCGACGCGCTGATGGCGACGGCCGCCGTGGACAGCCAGATCCAGGCCCTGCATGACAGCGGCGCCGACTCCCTCACGGTCGACCGCGCCCTCACCGAGGCCTTGCAGGCGGCGCAGCGCCGCTGGGGCCTGGGACTGCACCACCTGACCCACGAGGCCCGCATGGAGGACGCAGACGTGGCCTTCCTCACCGACGGGCGCGTCGTAGCGCGCCTCGCGGACGGCTCGGCCACCCTGGCCCGGGCGTACGAAGACATGCGGGCCAGCGATGAGCGCGGCCTGAGCCTGTGGGGCGCGCTGGGTGAAGGGCACCGGGTGCCGGCCGACGCCCCCGCAGCGCGCCTGAAGGTCCTGATCGAGGACGCCCGGGACTTCGAGACCGAGTGGACCCCCGGGCGCGGCGAACAGTTCGCCCGCACCTGGCGGGCCGGGGACACGCTGTTCGTGGAGGTCGCGCGGCCCGCCAGCGCCGAGGCCGCCCTGTCCGACGCCGCGTGGGACGTGATCACCAGCATCAAGGACCGCGTGTTCCAGCGGGAACTGATGCGCCGCAGTGAAGAGGTCGGGATGCTCGGCGCGCTGCTGGGCGCGCGGCACGCCGGCGCGCGCAGCAACCTGTCGCTGCTGCCGGACGCGCACTTCACGGTGCAGGCCGCCGTCCACCAGGTCAGCGGCGCCGAGGCCCGCAACGCCGAGACGCACCGCGCCCTGCTGCGCGCCGCTGGCGCCGAACTCGACGAACTGCAGTCGCACACCACCCGCCAGCTGGCGGAAGTGCTGCGTCACGGCCTGAACAACCGCTGA
- a CDS encoding sensor histidine kinase, whose translation MMSESSLPPRPWLDLTVSLSRATTRSELNAALTGPAAQALNLRAQLGPPDGPGRPLRVAGQPVATLTTAPDADPQLSEALAALLELNLARQSPPTSWHAGSENALQAFIHMSDHVSTELELDGLLRCADRAFQDLLPGVTVSLLERLEGAWAVRFTSGHIAWEHRTPVPDGLQITAPALAEAERARGPVFIDHWNAEAQGIPQSAAYRAAAFQAFAQPGAGVAMLSVGCTHRSTWTTTERAVFTAAARAFGQALDRVSQAQQLAAERAALNAFVEFKERAMESADITDLAAQAAQVLRATLGAVSVAYLVPHGDLWRATVTAGPLPPRLASALRDGLPLTGDRVGQALREQREVFAPRFTTRVAAQPAVDAFGAVALYPVCEDTRPVGMLAMGTVRAPDWTERERSVFRAVGRSLSQAVDRARKERRLTEQNAQLQAQARSLQAFAQLSADLGAQEDRYALIRRAQEIALSLLPEGFALYYEPEGPLWTLRSQVGSLRNPELQAAVNRGLPYHQTRNLLIPWESGEPHYLDTYPPEMDQLDSTRGVVGATVTVRLTQGGQPTGVFAIGQYHPRRWSPADRALIDGVTSSLTLALDRAASVAELRRTTQDMARSNAALQAANEELEAFAYSVSHDLRAPVRHIAGFTDLLRKSLGEQVEHHPRSGRYLNVIAESAAQMNALIDAMLNLSRVTRQELRLTHVDLNAAVAGVRAELSADLRSRNVTFQVAPLPTVYADAALIRQVLANLLGNAVKYTAGRSHAVIEVWAVTEPQQWTVYVRDNGVGFDPAYAHKLFGVFQRLHRADEFGGTGVGLANVRRILQRHGGNVGAESQPGRGATFRFTLPRPL comes from the coding sequence ATGATGAGCGAGTCCAGCCTTCCACCACGGCCGTGGCTGGACCTGACCGTCAGCCTCAGCCGCGCCACCACCCGGAGTGAACTGAACGCTGCCCTGACCGGCCCGGCTGCGCAGGCGCTGAACCTGCGCGCCCAGCTCGGCCCACCGGACGGACCGGGCCGGCCCCTGCGCGTGGCCGGACAGCCGGTCGCCACCCTGACCACCGCGCCTGACGCGGACCCACAGCTCAGCGAGGCGCTCGCCGCCCTGCTGGAACTGAACCTGGCGCGGCAGAGCCCGCCGACGTCCTGGCACGCCGGAAGCGAAAATGCACTTCAGGCGTTCATTCACATGAGTGATCACGTCAGCACCGAACTCGAGCTCGACGGCCTGCTGCGCTGCGCCGACCGGGCCTTTCAGGACCTGCTGCCCGGGGTCACCGTGAGCCTCCTGGAGCGGCTGGAGGGTGCGTGGGCCGTTCGTTTCACCTCCGGGCACATCGCTTGGGAGCACCGCACGCCTGTACCGGACGGGCTTCAGATCACTGCGCCGGCCCTGGCCGAAGCGGAGCGCGCACGCGGGCCGGTGTTCATCGACCACTGGAACGCGGAGGCCCAGGGCATTCCGCAGAGCGCCGCCTACCGCGCCGCGGCCTTCCAGGCGTTTGCGCAGCCCGGCGCGGGGGTCGCCATGCTCAGCGTGGGCTGCACCCACCGGTCCACCTGGACGACCACCGAGCGCGCCGTGTTTACCGCCGCCGCCCGCGCGTTCGGACAGGCGCTTGACCGCGTCTCGCAGGCGCAGCAGCTCGCCGCGGAACGCGCCGCCCTGAACGCCTTCGTGGAATTCAAGGAGCGCGCCATGGAAAGCGCGGACATCACGGACCTGGCCGCGCAGGCCGCGCAGGTTCTGCGCGCCACGCTGGGCGCGGTGTCCGTGGCGTACCTCGTGCCTCACGGTGACCTGTGGCGCGCCACGGTGACCGCCGGTCCCCTGCCGCCGCGCCTCGCGTCGGCCCTGCGCGACGGCCTCCCCCTGACCGGCGACCGCGTCGGGCAGGCCCTGCGGGAGCAGCGGGAGGTGTTCGCGCCGCGCTTCACAACCCGCGTGGCCGCGCAGCCCGCCGTGGACGCCTTCGGCGCCGTCGCCCTGTACCCCGTGTGCGAGGACACCCGGCCTGTGGGCATGCTGGCCATGGGCACCGTGCGCGCCCCGGACTGGACCGAACGCGAGCGCAGCGTGTTCCGCGCGGTGGGCCGCAGCCTCTCCCAGGCCGTGGACCGCGCCCGCAAGGAGCGCCGCCTGACGGAGCAGAACGCGCAGCTGCAGGCCCAGGCGCGCTCCCTGCAGGCCTTCGCGCAGCTCAGCGCGGACCTGGGCGCCCAGGAGGACCGCTACGCCCTGATCCGCCGCGCGCAGGAAATCGCCCTGAGCCTCCTGCCCGAGGGATTCGCGCTGTACTACGAACCCGAAGGACCCCTGTGGACGCTGCGTTCGCAGGTGGGCAGCCTGCGCAACCCGGAGCTGCAGGCCGCCGTGAACCGCGGCCTGCCGTACCACCAGACCCGCAACCTGCTGATTCCCTGGGAGAGCGGCGAACCGCACTACCTCGACACGTACCCGCCCGAGATGGATCAGCTTGACAGCACCCGCGGGGTCGTGGGTGCCACCGTGACCGTGCGCCTCACTCAGGGGGGGCAGCCCACCGGCGTGTTCGCCATCGGCCAGTACCATCCGCGCCGCTGGAGTCCCGCGGACCGCGCCCTGATCGACGGCGTGACCTCCAGCCTCACGCTGGCTCTGGACCGCGCCGCGAGCGTCGCGGAGCTGCGCCGGACCACGCAGGACATGGCCCGCAGCAACGCCGCGCTGCAGGCGGCGAACGAGGAGCTTGAAGCGTTCGCGTACTCGGTCAGTCACGACCTGCGCGCGCCTGTGCGGCACATCGCCGGGTTCACGGACCTGCTGCGCAAAAGCCTGGGTGAGCAGGTCGAGCACCACCCCCGGAGCGGGCGTTACCTGAATGTCATCGCCGAGTCCGCGGCGCAGATGAACGCCCTGATCGACGCGATGCTCAACCTCTCCCGCGTGACCCGGCAGGAACTGCGCCTGACGCACGTGGACCTGAATGCCGCTGTGGCCGGCGTCCGCGCCGAACTGAGTGCCGACCTGCGCAGCCGCAACGTGACCTTTCAGGTGGCGCCGCTGCCCACCGTGTACGCCGATGCGGCCCTGATCCGGCAGGTGCTCGCCAACCTGCTCGGCAACGCCGTGAAGTACACCGCCGGGCGCAGCCACGCCGTGATCGAGGTGTGGGCCGTCACGGAGCCGCAGCAGTGGACCGTGTACGTCCGCGACAACGGCGTGGGCTTCGACCCGGCGTACGCGCACAAGCTGTTCGGGGTCTTTCAGCGCCTGCACCGCGCTGATGAGTTCGGTGGGACCGGCGTGGGCCTCGCGAACGTGCGCCGCATCCTGCAGCGCCACGGCGGGAACGTGGGCGCAGAAAGCCAGCCTGGACGGGGGGCCACCTTCCGCTTTACGCTGCCGCGCCCGCTGTGA
- a CDS encoding AMP-binding protein has translation MFQPDSECLPEAQLRALQLQRLQAMLERQWAQVPAYRARFEAAGVTPGDLRRLEDLRHFPFTRKSDLRDHYPLGLCAAPRASLRRIHASSGTSGKPTVVAYDDHDLNIFAEVVARSLYAAGARPGMTFHNAYGYGLFTGGLGTHAGAERLGLCTVPVSGGATERQLDLLLDLQPDVIACTPSYALVLAEGLARRGVRPGDLQLRYAVLGAEPWAEKTRQAVQERLHVQATNIYGLSEIIGPGVSNEDVREQSGSYIWEDHFYPEIVHPDTGEVLPDGEWGVLVLSSMTRSALPLLRYWTGDITRLLPGDNTTGRSVRRMAAIQGRSDDLIILRGVNVYPTQLEAVLLRLGQISPHYHVTLTRTGLLDDLTLQLECDVPSAALRDEVQRQVKAQVGVTIRCELCAPGTLPRSEGGKLRRVTDLRGER, from the coding sequence GTGTTCCAGCCAGACTCCGAATGCCTTCCCGAAGCGCAGCTGCGCGCCCTGCAACTTCAGCGGCTTCAGGCCATGCTTGAACGTCAGTGGGCGCAGGTGCCTGCGTACCGCGCCCGCTTCGAAGCGGCGGGCGTCACGCCCGGCGACCTGCGCCGCCTGGAGGACCTGCGTCACTTTCCGTTCACCCGGAAAAGCGACCTGCGCGATCATTACCCGCTGGGCCTGTGCGCCGCACCCCGGGCGTCACTGCGCCGCATTCACGCCAGCAGCGGCACGAGCGGCAAACCCACCGTCGTGGCGTACGACGACCATGACCTGAACATCTTCGCGGAAGTCGTGGCCCGCAGCCTGTACGCCGCCGGCGCCCGCCCCGGCATGACCTTCCACAACGCCTACGGGTACGGCCTGTTCACCGGCGGCCTGGGCACCCATGCGGGAGCCGAGCGGCTGGGCCTGTGCACCGTGCCCGTTTCAGGCGGCGCGACGGAACGTCAGCTCGACCTGCTGCTGGACCTTCAGCCGGACGTGATTGCCTGCACGCCCAGCTACGCCCTGGTGCTCGCCGAGGGCCTCGCCCGCCGCGGCGTGCGCCCCGGCGACCTGCAGCTCCGGTACGCGGTGCTGGGCGCCGAGCCCTGGGCGGAAAAGACCCGGCAGGCGGTGCAGGAGCGCCTGCACGTGCAGGCCACGAACATCTACGGACTGTCCGAGATCATCGGGCCCGGCGTGAGCAACGAAGATGTCCGCGAACAGAGTGGGAGTTACATCTGGGAGGACCACTTCTACCCGGAGATCGTGCACCCCGACACCGGCGAGGTGCTGCCTGACGGCGAGTGGGGCGTTCTCGTCCTGTCCTCCATGACCCGCTCGGCCCTGCCCCTGCTGCGCTACTGGACCGGCGACATCACGCGCCTGCTGCCCGGTGACAACACCACGGGGCGCAGCGTGCGCCGCATGGCCGCCATCCAGGGCCGCAGCGACGACCTGATCATCCTGCGCGGCGTCAACGTGTACCCCACGCAGCTTGAAGCCGTGCTGCTCAGGCTGGGGCAGATCAGCCCCCACTACCACGTGACCCTCACCCGCACCGGTCTGCTTGACGACCTGACCCTGCAACTGGAGTGCGACGTGCCCAGCGCCGCCCTGCGGGACGAGGTGCAGCGGCAGGTCAAGGCGCAGGTGGGCGTCACCATCCGCTGCGAACTGTGCGCGCCCGGCACGCTGCCCCGCAGCGAGGGCGGCAAGCTGCGCCGCGTGACCGACCTGCGC
- a CDS encoding LysR substrate-binding domain-containing protein produces MDQRHLQAFVTVAHERHFGRAAERLHLTAPPLGRMIRALEDEIGTPLLTRTTRRVDLTPAGAAFLPEAQAILTHLDVAASLARRTAAGEAGQLRLGYVGAAQTRLVPRLWRRLHGSHPDVQLHATELCTPDQRQALLAGELDAGLMALPVWHDELCAQLLTRIPLLAALPADHALAGRAHLRLRDLAGEEWLTCTPNATTLPPEQVQALCQAFGVVPRTRAVGGTESAVVGRVAAGLGVTLVPQTLVNPQQDGVSFVPLLDEVTLDVGVVTRRDASNPALAPLLAHLAALADP; encoded by the coding sequence ATGGATCAGCGGCACCTGCAGGCCTTCGTGACCGTCGCGCACGAGCGGCATTTCGGGCGGGCCGCCGAGCGTCTCCACCTGACCGCTCCGCCCCTGGGGCGCATGATCCGCGCGCTGGAAGATGAGATCGGCACCCCCCTGCTGACCCGGACCACCCGCCGCGTGGACCTCACCCCCGCCGGCGCGGCGTTCCTGCCGGAAGCGCAGGCGATCCTGACGCACCTGGACGTGGCCGCCAGTCTGGCGCGGCGTACCGCCGCCGGTGAGGCCGGGCAGCTGCGCCTGGGGTACGTGGGCGCGGCGCAGACCCGGCTCGTGCCGCGCCTGTGGCGGCGCCTGCACGGCTCTCACCCGGACGTGCAGCTGCACGCCACGGAACTCTGCACCCCTGACCAGCGTCAGGCGCTGCTGGCCGGTGAACTCGACGCCGGACTGATGGCCCTGCCGGTCTGGCATGACGAGCTGTGCGCGCAGCTCCTGACCCGCATTCCGCTGCTGGCCGCCCTGCCCGCCGATCACGCCCTGGCCGGGCGGGCGCACCTGCGGCTGCGGGACCTGGCCGGCGAGGAGTGGCTGACCTGCACCCCGAACGCCACAACGCTGCCGCCCGAACAGGTGCAGGCCCTCTGCCAGGCATTCGGGGTGGTGCCCCGCACCCGGGCGGTGGGCGGCACGGAGAGCGCCGTGGTAGGCCGCGTGGCCGCCGGGCTGGGGGTGACGCTGGTCCCGCAGACCCTGGTCAACCCTCAGCAGGACGGCGTGTCGTTCGTTCCTCTGCTCGACGAGGTGACGCTGGATGTGGGGGTGGTGACCCGCCGGGACGCCAGCAACCCGGCCCTCGCGCCACTGCTCGCCCACCTCGCGGCTCTCGCCGACCCCTGA